GTATCGACTATCGTTTGCGAACACTGGAACGCGCAGAGATTTATCACCATCCTTTAGACGCCGCCGCGCTAGTCAATCTCGAACAGTACTTTGCCGCGTTAGCGCCTGAACCGGGTAAGGCTGGGGCGACAATTGAAGTGAACAATCGTCAGTTAGTCACGCGATGGTTGGCAGATGGTGTGGTGATGTTTGATTTTGCGGTGTTATGTGAAAGCGCCCGCAGCCAGATTGACTACATTGAGCTGTCAAAAGAGTTTCATACTTTACTCCTACATGGCGTCAAGCAGATGGGCGTACACAATGACGACGTCGCTAGGCGTTTTATCGCCTTGGTTGATGAGTTCTATGAACGCAATGTGAAGTTGATTATTTCAGCTGAAAGAGAGATGGAGAAACTCTACGACGATGGGCGATTGAGCTTCGAGTTTAAGCGTTGCCAGAGCCGTTTGTTGGAAATGCAGTCCCATGAGTACCTCAAGCGCCCACATATTCCTTAAATATAAGTGAGAAAGTGGGTGATCTTTGTCCACGCTTTGTCTATAATCCCGCTCCGCCCACGTTGCCAGCTGCCATATCGGCAGTGCTGACATAGACCGACAGGTGTATTCGAAGGGATACCATGCGGTGATTTTTGTGATGTCTCAATGCGTTGAGACGTGGTGTAAACGAATTTTTTAGGTTTGGATAAATGAAAACATTTACCGCAAAGCCAGAGTCTGTAAAACGCGATTGGTTCGTTGTTGATGCAGATGGTAAAACTCTGGGTCGTCTGGCGACAGAAGTAGCGCTTCGCCTGCGTGGCAAGCATAAGCCAGAATATACTCCTCACGTTGATACTGGTGATTACATCATCATCGTGAATGCTGAGAAGATCCAGGTAACTGGTAACAAAGCGAAAGGCAAAATCTATTACAGTCACACCGGTTTCCCGGGCGGTCTGAAAGAGATGAGCTTTGAAAAGCTTATCCAGAGAGCGCCTGAGCGTGTTCTTGAGAAAGCAGTGAAAGGTATGTTGCCAAAAGGTCCTCTGGGTCGCGCAATGTTCCGTAAGCTGAAAGTCTACGCAGGTGCTGAGCATGGTCATGCTGCTCAACAGCCTCAAGCTTTAGAACTTTAATTGGGGGTTCAGTCCATCATGGCAGATAATCAATACTACGGTACTGGCCGCCGCAAGAGCTCAACAGCACGCGTATTCATCAAAGCGGGCAGTGGCGCTATTACCGTCAATGCACGTCCTTTGGATGTTTACTTCAGCCGCGAAACGGCTCGTATGGTTGTTCGTCAGCCGCTCGAGTTAACCGAACTGGTTGGCAAGCTGGACATCAACGTAACTGTGAAGGGCGGTGGTACTACCGGTCAAGCAGGCGCTATCCGTCACGGTATCACCCGTGCACTGATGGAATACGATGAGACTCTGCGTAGCGACCTGCGTAAAGCTGGCTTCGTTACTCGTGATGCACGTCGTGTTGAGCGTAAGAAAGTTGGTCTTCACAAAGCACGTAAGCGTCCTCAGTTCTCCAAGCGTTAATTCGCTGGTACTGGGCGTTCGTCAACGTCTTTGCAAAAAAAGCCCCGTTTTTCGGGGCTTTTTTTTCCTTTTTAGATTAGGGTTGTATGACGAGTATCCTTGCCAGCGCAGGGTGTTTTTTTTACAATCTTGACTCTTTTTTGCAGCGTACCGTTTTCTTTTTCGGGAATTCTCCTGATGAGGCGGTTCGTCGCGCTCCAAAGCCGCAGATAAAAGCGGATGGTATGTGGGAGATAACTGGATGAGCAATGCGCCTGTCAATAACAGCCGTCGTCGCTTTCTAACTGCCGCGACAGCTGTCGTAGGTGGTGTGGGAGCAGTAGCTGCTGCTGTCCCATTTATAAAATCTTGGAATCCAAGTGAGAAAGCCAAGGCCGCTGGTGCTCCGGTGGAAGTGGATATCAGTAAATTGGAACCGGGACAGCTAATACGTGTTGAATGGCGTGGCAAGCCTGTTTGGGTGGTGCTGCGTCCTGATTCTGTATTACAAGAGATGAAAGCCAACGAAGATAAACTTAAGGACCCTCAGTCCAGCGAAGTTGATCAGCAACCTGAGTACGCTAAAAATGAATTCCGTTCAGTGAAGCCTGAACTATTTGTTGCGGTCGGCTTATGTACTCATTTAGGTTGTTCGCCAACTTACCTTCCTGGTTCTTTTGGAGAACAGGTTGAAGGCGTTAACTACGGCTTCTTCTGTCCGTGTCATGGTTCTAAGTTTGATATGGCTGGTCGGGTTTATAAAGACGTACCAGCACCGTTAAACTTGGTTATTCCCCCGTACCATTTTAAAGACGATACAACCATCTTGGTCGGCGTTGACGGAGGGACTGTGTAATGTTCCGCTCATTACTCGAATGGATTGAATACCGGATACCTATGCAACGTGTATGGAATATGCACCTTGCTCAGTACCCGACGCCTAAGAATTTTAACTTCTGGTATTTCTTCGGCTCTTTGGCGATGTTGGTATTGGTGAACCAGATCCTGACTGGGATTTGGTTGACGATGAATTACACGCCCTCGGCTGAAGGCGCGTTTGCATCAATTGAATACATTATGCGAGATGTCGAATATGGCTGGTTGCTGCGTTATATGCACTCCACCGGCGCGTCGGCATTCTTTGTCGTTGTCTACCTGCATATGTTCCGTGGGTTGATCTACGGCTCATACCAAAAACCACGTGAACTGCTGTGGTTGTTTGGTATGTTTATCTTTATTGCCCTGATGGCTGAGGCCTTCATGGGCTACCTGCTGCCTTGGGGTCAGATGTCCTATTGGGGCGCACAGGTGATTATCTCGCTCTTTGGCGCGATACCT
The Corallincola holothuriorum DNA segment above includes these coding regions:
- the rplM gene encoding 50S ribosomal protein L13, with product MKTFTAKPESVKRDWFVVDADGKTLGRLATEVALRLRGKHKPEYTPHVDTGDYIIIVNAEKIQVTGNKAKGKIYYSHTGFPGGLKEMSFEKLIQRAPERVLEKAVKGMLPKGPLGRAMFRKLKVYAGAEHGHAAQQPQALEL
- the petA gene encoding ubiquinol-cytochrome c reductase iron-sulfur subunit encodes the protein MSNAPVNNSRRRFLTAATAVVGGVGAVAAAVPFIKSWNPSEKAKAAGAPVEVDISKLEPGQLIRVEWRGKPVWVVLRPDSVLQEMKANEDKLKDPQSSEVDQQPEYAKNEFRSVKPELFVAVGLCTHLGCSPTYLPGSFGEQVEGVNYGFFCPCHGSKFDMAGRVYKDVPAPLNLVIPPYHFKDDTTILVGVDGGTV
- the rpsI gene encoding 30S ribosomal protein S9, which codes for MADNQYYGTGRRKSSTARVFIKAGSGAITVNARPLDVYFSRETARMVVRQPLELTELVGKLDINVTVKGGGTTGQAGAIRHGITRALMEYDETLRSDLRKAGFVTRDARRVERKKVGLHKARKRPQFSKR